A stretch of Alligator mississippiensis isolate rAllMis1 chromosome 14, rAllMis1, whole genome shotgun sequence DNA encodes these proteins:
- the ADORA3 gene encoding adenosine receptor A3 — MAENSSAMSSLDKFYIAFEAMIGVCAAVGNALVICVVRLNPAFQNNTFYFIVSLALADIAMGLLVMPLAIVINLGIVMHFYFCLFLCCLLMVFSHASILSLLAIAIDRFLRVKLPTRYKIVTTRRRIWMALGSCWLVSLLVGCVPMFGWNQKVPGSPSSMVCNYPAVMRMDYVVYFSFFAWILIPLIIMCVLYVGIFYIIHMKLSPNVAISKTTGVFYGKEFKTAKSLALVLFLFAVSWLPLCILNCISYFCHDCKIPLPLLYLGILLSHANSAMNPIVYACRIKKFKETYIFVLKTYILRMNPEPLVPSVEYMSEQMSLSQI; from the exons ATGGCAGAGAACAGCTCAGCCATGAGCAGCCTGGATAAATTCTATATTGCTTTTGAGGCCATGATTGGGGTGTGTGCAGCTGTGGGCAACGCCCTGGTCATCTGCGTGGTGAGGCTAAACCCGGCTTTCCAGAACAACACCTTCTACTTCATTGTCTCCCTGGCACTGGCTGATATAGCCATGGGGCTCCTGGTCATGCCGCTGGCCATCGTGATCAACCTGGGGATTGTCATGCACTTCTACTTCTGTCTGTTCCTGTGCTGCCTGCTGATGGTCTTCTCCCATGCCTCCATCCTGTCGCTCCTGGCCATTGCCATCGACCGGTTCCTGCGCGTGAAGCTGCCCACCAG GTACAAGATAGTCACCACGCGGAGGAGAATTTGGATGGCTCTGGGATCGTGCTGGCTGGTGTCTCTGCTGGTAGGATGTGTCCCCATGTTTGGATGGAATCAAAAAGTCccagggagccccagcagcaTGGTGTGCAACTACCCTGCCGTCATGAGGATGGACTATGTGGTGTATTTCAGCTTCTTTGCCTGGATCCTCATTCCTTTGATCATCATGTGTGTCCTGTACGTTGGGATCTTCTACATCATCCACATGAAGCTAAGCCCAAATGTGGCCATCTCCAAAACGACAGGAGTGTTTTACGGGAAGGAGTTCAAAACAGCGAAATCTCTGGCCCTTGTCCTCTTCTTGTTCGCCGTGTCCTGGCTGCCCCTGTGCATCCTCAACTGCATTTCCTATTTCTGTCATGACTGTAAGATCCCGCTGCCTCTGCTGTACCTGGGCATCCTGCTGTCCCACGCCAACTCAGCCATGAACCCCATCGTGTATGCTTGCAGGATAAAGAAGTTCAAGGAAACCTACATCTTTGTTTTAAAGACCTATATTCTGCGCATGAATCCCGAACCTCTTGTTCCTAGTGTGGAATATATGTCAGAGCAGATGTCTCTGAGCCAGATCTGA